A single genomic interval of Terriglobus albidus harbors:
- the fabG gene encoding 3-oxoacyl-[acyl-carrier-protein] reductase, protein MPTLQGRIALVTGASQGIGRACALELARHGATVALAARQIDKLEAVAAEIREAGGTAEAFALDISSEESIKAAAKEIIAKLGKVEILVNNAGITRDTLVLRMKRDDWDSVLSTNLTGSFLLTQALISPMMKNRWGRIINITSVVGEIGQAGQVNYAASKAGLVGMTKALAREFASRSITVNAVAPGFVETAMTHVLSDEQKAFFGTQIPLGRPGTDKEVGYAVAFLASEEAGYITGHTLDVNGGMYMG, encoded by the coding sequence ATGCCGACACTTCAAGGCCGTATCGCACTCGTCACTGGAGCATCGCAGGGCATTGGACGCGCCTGCGCACTGGAACTTGCCCGTCACGGAGCCACCGTCGCACTGGCCGCACGCCAGATCGACAAGCTTGAGGCCGTCGCAGCCGAGATTCGCGAGGCCGGCGGTACCGCCGAGGCCTTCGCTCTCGATATCTCCTCTGAGGAGTCCATCAAGGCCGCGGCCAAGGAGATCATCGCCAAACTCGGCAAGGTAGAGATTCTGGTCAACAATGCCGGCATTACCCGCGACACGCTGGTCCTGCGTATGAAGCGCGACGACTGGGACTCCGTGCTCTCTACCAACCTGACCGGCAGCTTTCTTCTGACCCAGGCGCTGATCTCGCCGATGATGAAGAACCGCTGGGGCCGGATCATCAACATCACCTCAGTTGTCGGCGAGATCGGACAGGCCGGACAGGTCAACTACGCCGCCTCAAAGGCCGGCCTGGTCGGCATGACCAAGGCGCTGGCGCGCGAGTTTGCCAGCCGCAGCATCACCGTCAACGCGGTTGCGCCCGGCTTTGTCGAGACGGCCATGACCCACGTCCTGTCCGACGAGCAAAAAGCATTCTTCGGCACACAGATTCCGCTGGGCCGTCCCGGTACCGACAAAGAAGTTGGCTATGCAGTCGCCTTCCTCGCCAGTGAAGAGGCCGGCTACATTACCGGACACACACTTGATGTAAATGGCGGCATGTACATGGGCTAA
- a CDS encoding EAL domain-containing protein, producing MLPLMAMYLLGRSRSIETEQRHLTDYGNWTVMRANITLNDAIAALKDVEAQHWHDCSQAHIEAMRLYTMNHRAINEVGFFKDGYLVCTSWGVVEHPPARRPADYQIEGIGVHTRVIPLVTRGQPMIGFEYGSHNVLVDPIRMVDVLVDNEMTLALANSKGEVLATLNNPDPAVVRQAIDHPGPGAAGNFLYSSYRTPLWIAVAIEHRTYTHANFRRQQAMLLPLGFLMASLMVGLIAWALRRRLSPLSELEIAVKSKEFIPWYQPIVELATGRCIGAEALARWHRPDGTIVGANIFIPVAEQSELICLITDQIVEKTIADMYPFLSSETGLHIAINLCAEDVETGRPLPLLAELLRERRIPPDRIWLEVTERGFINATAARDTLMRAQAQGHVIAVDDFGTGYSNLGLLHSLPLNVLKIDKSFVDAIGTESATSTVIAHIIDMANELQLEIIAEGIETAAQAEYLRSRGVRYGQGWFFAKAMPREEFLAYYRLHKDKEVKSEPALT from the coding sequence GTGCTTCCGCTGATGGCGATGTATCTGCTTGGCCGCTCTCGCTCCATCGAGACGGAACAGCGCCACCTGACCGACTACGGCAACTGGACCGTCATGCGGGCCAACATCACGCTTAACGACGCGATTGCAGCGTTGAAGGACGTGGAGGCCCAGCATTGGCATGACTGCTCCCAGGCGCACATTGAAGCCATGCGGTTGTACACCATGAATCACCGCGCCATTAATGAGGTGGGCTTCTTCAAAGATGGATATCTTGTCTGCACCTCGTGGGGCGTAGTCGAGCATCCTCCTGCGCGGCGTCCGGCGGACTACCAGATCGAAGGCATCGGCGTTCACACACGCGTGATCCCCCTTGTCACCCGAGGCCAGCCCATGATCGGCTTCGAGTATGGCTCGCACAACGTGCTGGTCGATCCCATCCGCATGGTCGACGTTCTGGTCGACAATGAAATGACCCTCGCCCTGGCGAACAGCAAAGGCGAGGTTCTGGCCACGCTCAACAATCCTGACCCGGCGGTTGTTCGCCAGGCAATCGATCATCCAGGTCCCGGCGCGGCCGGTAACTTCCTCTACTCCAGCTACCGGACACCGCTCTGGATAGCTGTAGCCATCGAACACCGCACCTATACGCACGCGAACTTTCGCCGTCAACAGGCGATGCTGTTGCCTCTTGGCTTCCTGATGGCGAGCCTCATGGTCGGCCTGATCGCCTGGGCATTGCGCCGCCGGCTCTCGCCTCTCTCCGAGCTGGAGATCGCCGTCAAGAGCAAAGAGTTCATTCCCTGGTATCAGCCCATCGTCGAGCTGGCGACCGGCCGCTGCATTGGTGCGGAGGCCCTTGCACGCTGGCACCGCCCCGATGGGACAATCGTCGGCGCGAACATCTTTATCCCAGTGGCGGAACAGAGCGAGCTCATCTGCCTGATTACCGATCAGATTGTGGAGAAGACCATCGCCGATATGTATCCCTTCCTCTCCAGCGAAACCGGCCTGCATATTGCCATCAATCTATGCGCCGAGGATGTAGAGACCGGCCGCCCCCTCCCCCTTCTGGCTGAACTGCTGCGCGAAAGACGCATTCCTCCAGACCGCATCTGGCTGGAGGTGACCGAGCGTGGATTCATCAACGCCACTGCTGCCCGGGATACGCTGATGCGCGCGCAGGCACAGGGACACGTCATCGCTGTGGACGACTTCGGAACCGGCTACTCGAACCTGGGCCTTCTCCACTCGCTCCCGCTGAATGTTCTCAAGATCGATAAGTCATTCGTCGATGCCATCGGCACGGAGTCGGCCACCAGCACCGTCATCGCCCACATCATCGATATGGCGAACGAGCTGCAGCTCGAGATCATTGCTGAAGGGATTGAGACAGCCGCGCAGGCGGAGTATCTGCGCAGCCGCGGCGTTCGTTACGGCCAGGGATGGTTCTTTGCCAAGGCTATGCCGCGCGAAGAGTTCCTGGCCTACTATCGTCTGCACAAAGACAAGGAAGTGAAGTCGGAACCAGCGCTTACCTGA
- a CDS encoding NADP-dependent oxidoreductase, with product MKCVCITAATDAIETFEFALAEVDTPTCGEGEILIRVHAAAVTPSELLWSPTTHAKDGSPRVRPIPGHEFSGTVAAVGGGVAGMVPGQAVFGMNDWYANGALAEFCVTQPEMVVTLPKNLSFAAAASVPISALTAWQGLFDRGDLRAGEKVLVLGGAGAVGAYVIQLARMHGAEILTTASEGKHDFVKKLGAERVIDPSKDKLADVVTGMDLIFDTVGGDLLEQAWPLLRKGGRMVTIVDENSQDPREQAAFFIVNGDRTQLSDIAMLLDAGYLAPYVAAEIGLERAPAAFTSREIRGNRPGKVVVTMSDQA from the coding sequence ATGAAATGCGTGTGCATCACCGCAGCCACTGATGCCATTGAGACCTTCGAGTTCGCCCTGGCCGAGGTAGATACTCCAACCTGCGGCGAAGGTGAGATTCTTATCCGCGTCCACGCCGCTGCAGTTACGCCGAGCGAGCTCCTCTGGTCCCCCACAACCCATGCGAAAGACGGCAGCCCGCGCGTTAGACCGATTCCCGGGCATGAGTTTTCCGGTACCGTCGCCGCGGTCGGCGGCGGAGTAGCGGGCATGGTGCCCGGGCAGGCTGTTTTTGGCATGAATGACTGGTATGCCAACGGCGCACTGGCGGAGTTCTGTGTCACCCAGCCGGAGATGGTTGTCACTTTGCCAAAGAACCTTTCCTTTGCAGCAGCAGCAAGCGTACCGATCTCAGCCCTTACCGCATGGCAGGGGCTCTTCGACCGTGGCGACCTCAGGGCAGGCGAGAAAGTATTGGTGTTAGGCGGCGCCGGAGCCGTTGGAGCGTATGTCATCCAGCTTGCACGGATGCACGGAGCGGAGATTCTCACGACGGCATCAGAAGGGAAGCACGACTTTGTGAAGAAGCTGGGCGCCGAACGCGTGATTGATCCATCGAAGGACAAGCTGGCGGACGTCGTTACCGGCATGGATCTGATCTTCGATACGGTCGGCGGAGATCTGTTGGAACAGGCGTGGCCGCTGCTTCGGAAAGGCGGGCGCATGGTGACTATCGTTGACGAAAATAGCCAGGATCCGCGGGAGCAGGCCGCATTCTTCATCGTGAACGGAGACCGGACACAGCTCTCCGACATCGCCATGCTGCTCGATGCCGGATATCTCGCGCCCTATGTGGCTGCAGAGATCGGTCTGGAGCGTGCGCCTGCCGCCTTTACCAGCCGGGAGATTCGAGGCAATCGCCCCGGTAAGGTCGTCGTTACCATGAGCGACCAGGCGTAG